The Prionailurus bengalensis isolate Pbe53 chromosome D2, Fcat_Pben_1.1_paternal_pri, whole genome shotgun sequence genome window below encodes:
- the SFTPD gene encoding pulmonary surfactant-associated protein D: protein MLLLSLSVLMLLTQPLRSLGTEMKTYFQRTAASACTLVMCSPMENGLPGRDGRDGREGPRGEKGDPGSPGAVGRVGTPGPAGPVGPKGENGSAGEPGPKGDSGPSGPPGPRGTPGPAGREGPSGKQGNVGPQGTPGPKGEAGPKGDGGVPGMQGSAGPRGPPGVKGERGAPGERGAAGNAGAVGSAGATGPPGLPGAKGPAGPKGDRGAPGDKGAKGESGLPDITALRQQVETLRGQVRHLQNAFSQYRKVELFPNGRGVGEKIFKTGGIEKSFEDAQQVCIQAGGQMASPRSAAENDALQQLVTIENKAAFLSITDIKTEGKFIYPTGEPLVYSNWAPGEPNNNGGAENCVEIFTNGKWNDKACGEQRLVVCEF, encoded by the exons atgcttctcctctctctctccgtgcTGATGCTGCTCACACAGCCCCTGAGGTCACTGGGAACAGAAATGAAGACCTATTTCCAGAGAACAGCAGCCAGCGCCTGCACCTTGGTCATGTGTAGCCCCATGGAGAACGGCCTGCCTGGTCGCGATGGACGGGATGGGAGAGAGGGCCCCCGGGGCGAGAAGGGGGATCCAG GTTCGCCAGGAGCTGTAGGGAGAGTGGGGACGCCTGGACCGGCTGGCCCAGTTGGGCCCAAAGGGGAGAATGGCTCTGCTGGAGAGCCTGGACCAAAGGGAGACTCTGGACCATCTG GACCTCCGGGACCTCGAGGTACGCCTGGTCCAGCTGGCAGAGAGGGTCCCTCAGGGAAGCAGGGAAATGTAGGACCTCAAGGCACACCAGGCCCCAAAGGAGAGGCTGGGCCCAAAG GAGATGGGGGTGTGCCTGGCATGCAGGGCTCTGCAGGGCCGAGAGGCCCCCCAGGGGttaaaggagagagaggtgcCCCTGGTGAGCGTGGAGCCGCTGGAAATGCTGGGGCAGTGG GGTCTGCTGGAGCCACGGGTCCGCCAGGACTTCCAGGTGCCAAAGGGCCCGCAGGACCGAAGGGGGACAGAGGTGCTCCTGgggacaaaggagcaaagggagagagcgGGCTTCCTG ACATCACTGCTCTGAGGCAGCAGGTGGAGACCTTACGTGGACAGGTCCGACACCTCCAGAATGCCTTCTCTCAGTATAGGAAAG TGGAGCTCTTCCCCAATGGCCGAGGTGTCGGGGAGAAGATCTTCAAGACAGGAGGTATTGAAAAGAGTTTTGAGGACGCACAGCAGGTGTGTATACAGGCCGGGGGACAGATGGCCTCCCCACGCTCTGCGGCCGAGAACGACGCCCTGCAGCAGCTGGTCACAATTGAGAACAAGGCTGCTTTCCTGAGTATAACCGACATCAAGACGGAAGGCAAGTTCATCTACCCCACAGGGGAGCCCCTGGTCTATTCCAACTGGGCCCCAGGGGAGCCCAACAACAATGGCGGCGCAGAGAACTGTGTGGAGATCTTTACCAATGGCAAGTGGAATGACAAGGCCTGCGGAGAGCAGCGCCTGGTGGTCTGCGAGTTCTGA